A window of Phragmites australis chromosome 2, lpPhrAust1.1, whole genome shotgun sequence genomic DNA:
gcactcggcaaagatactactttgccgagtgtcctatttctggcactcggcaaagagggtctttgccgagtgccagatgtttgccgagtgctttacctatggaactcggcaaagagggtctttgccgagtgtccgataaaaagcactcggcaaagtatgggacactcggcaaagacgccgtctccggtagtgcaTCGTCGCCTTCGACGCCGGCGCGTTCGACCATTGCAGGGCCGTGCACCCCCACTGCTACCTCCTCGAGATGAAGGGCATGAACCTCAGCTCCGCCAACCGGTTTCTCACCAAGGGCTATCTCGAGCTTGTCTGGACCAAGCTCTCGCTCCAGCAGCGCGTCCTCGAGCTCGGCTACAACTATCTCTTCACGGTCCGTGATTAATACAAGCCTGTGAAGTCTATCCGAATTCGTTCCCTAACTAATATAGATTGGTCATCACCTGAAACTACTAGTGATGTATGTTACTTGCAGGATGTGGACGTGATGTGGCTGCGCGACCCGTTCCGGCACATCAACCTGTTCGCCGACGTGACCATGTCTTGCGACTATTTCTACGGCGACGCCGAGTCACTCAAGAACTCGCCCAACACCGGCTTCTACTACGTGAAGTCGACGAACCGGACAGTCGAGATGCTACGGTACTGGCGGGCGGCGCGGTCGCGGTTCCCTCCGCACCATGACCAGAAGATCTTCGACAACATCAAGCACGAGCTCGCCGCCGAGCTGGGCGTCAGGATCGCGTTCCTCGAGACTGCGCTCTTCGACACCTTCTGCGAGTTACACGGCGGCGGGATGGAGAGGGTGTGCACGATGCACGCCAACTGCTGCATCGGGCTGGAGAACAAGATGCACGACCTGAGGAACGTGATCGAGGACTGGAAGAACTACACGCGCCTGACGCCGGCGGAGAAGAAGACCGGGAAGGTCAGGTGGAGGTTCCCTGCCAAGTGCAAAGAATCGCTGAGAGCCTGAGACGGTACCGATCGATCATCAATCTGCAGGCCGGTAGTCCATAAACAATATTATACTATGTAAAATTTGGTTACTCCAAGAGACCAAGACTCAGACACGGGTGCTCACCTTTCCACCTGAATTAAATTTCGGATCGAAATAGTACAGCTCGACCTCCAATCTAGTTTAATTTCTGTGGGCCGGGAAGGAAACGGCGGCGGGAGGACTGCGCTGTCGCACGGGCAAGAGTCTCCCGACCTGAAGCTGGCAGGCTATGCTCTGCGTCTGCGGTGGATGTGGCTACAGCAGACAGACGCGGCGCGACCGTGGACAAACCTCGACATGGGCAACGACAAGAAGGTTCAAGCGATATTCTCCGTTTCGATCCAAGTGCACACTGGAGAGGGCAATTGTATTATCCcgatttttaatatattaattaattataaattttgttttaaattaaaaaatttggtGATTAATTAAGTCAACTAACATAAAAAATGCATATTcaaatatgtattttagttgACTATGCATTTTAAAGTACACTAGAATTAATTCCAAAATAATCCTTACGTTAAATTGATTCATATGTAttggtttatgatttttttctttatgtaCAGATTGAAATCGAATGTCTCcaatttcaaatatatttctAGATATCTTCAGCTCAAATCTAATTTGAATTAAATCATCTTCGAAGTctcaagatccaaatccaaattacaGTTCAAGTGTCTCCATAGAAATTATACCAAACCCAAAACCTAATTCCAAATCTAAATTTAAGTACCTCCATTTAAATTTAAACCCCAAActcatttcctttttcttcttcctcctgagCTAAATCTCTTCTCCCCCCTCTCTATCTCCTCGGCCCGTGCTTAGCCGGCCcggccttcctcccctccccctcttttctcCCTCATGCGACCCAGTTGTCCGGCCCAACCGGCCGTCTATCTTTCCCATTCGCATGCGCGCTCGGACCAGCTGTGCTCACGCGCACTCACCTGCACCCCGCGCACCTCGGCCGTCCGCGTGTCAGCCATCCGACACATACACGAGCGCCCTCGCCTTTCTCCCCCTCCTCCACTCACCTCTACGCCGGTCATCGTTTTCCCCTTTCCAGGAAATATCCCAACTGGCCTCCGCTTCTCCCACTCTCTCCTCTCTCGTTCTCTCTTCGCCCATGCCCGTGTGCCCATGCCATGCAACTTTCGCGCCCCGCTCGTACGTGGACGGCGCAGAGCGCCCACACCACAGGAAACACGGTGGGCGCTGCCCCACCACCTTGTCGCTGCGTTGCCCGATGTCCACCTGATATCACGCGCGCACTGCCTCTGTGCGCCTccctcccctctataaatagggcTCCTGGTCCCCCTCTGTCTCTTTCTTTATTCTCCATGCCACCTTGCTGCTATCACCATTCACGCCACCGCACCTCCGTCGTTGTCAGTCCGCCATCCACAAGCCAATAAGAAGTTCCAGGGAGCCGTCGTCGTCCCCATGCCGTCGTCCATTCACCGCAAGTCCGGCGAGAGGTCATCCAAGCTGAAGTCGAGCCATTCGCTGCTTTGACGTCGTCGTTCTACCGACCGTCGTTCCATTCTCGTCGTCTCTTAGCACGGTGAGCCTCCCCGAATTCCTTAAGCGTCCCTCATAGATAGCGAGCCATCGACCCCGTGCTCTCTCTTGGCTGGTTGCCGTGCGCCGCCATGTGTTTGTTTTCCGCCACCATGCTTTTGCTCATCGACGGCGTGCTGGTGCTCCGTGTGTGTGGCCGGCCATCGTTCAATGATACCTAGGGGCCTTGGGCCctttttctttgcaagttggcACCTCCCaatgcaggggaggtgctgcccgaTTTTATCGTGTCGTTGTCCCTTCTTCAGCCATCGTCTGGTAtcgctctcgccgccggccaccgaTGTTGAGCCCATCACCGAGTCCGTCGTGTTGTGTAGATCCCCAGCATGGAATTCCCATCGGGAAACCCTATCCATAACGTATCGCCGGTGAGCCTACCGGCGACCCCTGCCGTAATCCCTTGTCGCTGTTgttctctctcccttctccGTCGCGCGCGCGATGCTCGGCCTGGCCTGCAGGCTTGGCTCGGCCTAGTAGCGGCCGGCCTATCAGGCTAGCCCAGTTGCCCACAAGCTGGGCCCCATGGGCGACCCAGCTTCCGTAGCCCGCTAAGCCGCTCGACCCAAACACGAGTAAGCCAGTAATGTGCGACCAAGTACTATGTAGCCCAAAGCCCGGGCCAATATAAGCCCATCTCGGCCCACCAGGTACTTATATGTGAGCCCAGGCTACTGTttagtgggccccacctatgggTCCTACCATTGAATATTATCATTttgtattttcttgatttaaatttagatttaatcttttgtgagtcataacttctctgttctggttttgattctggcgattctttcgctgaaatttatctaaattcaagatctacttatctatcatagtgtgatatttATTAGAGCTCATTGGCTTTTCTAtttagtgttatttgattcttctctagtatagacCGTTAATGATTGTAGTCATAATTGCAAAGGACGATCGGATGAGCGGGGTGAGCAGAGACGACACGACAGAGCCAAGTTAGCGTGGTGGCAGGCAACGCTGATGTATCTGGTGGCGGGAGCATTGCTGAAGACGGATGAAGGAAGGTGGGAGGCGGAGGCGAGCACGTGGAGGGCAGAAGGGTGATGCAGTGAGAGGAGGCGCGGGAGACTGCGGGAGGTTAAAGTAGAGTGTGGCGCCATCAGATGCCGTGGTAAAATAAGCGAGCAAGTCCAAGCCGGAAACTTGTACCGTACGTACGTATACGATTAAACGGATAAAAAAGTCTTCAAATTAAACTACCACACACACCGATCGTTGACAAGTATCCTAAAGCAAGCCACATCCCCAGATCAACACTCAAAGGCAACGTAGCTAGCTGCCTGAATCTGCGCCGGTCTTAG
This region includes:
- the LOC133910213 gene encoding uncharacterized protein At4g15970-like, whose protein sequence is MHMQMLSISYVTCPGRCLETSAPQLNKYRGSIYVVVRLRPHCPSTISSALGSWWESIVTMGSLSKQNGLNHLPSFLLGALLPTLLLFFLASHRVGEQLSLGKGHLLMKIPAEEQEANLTSDGWAPGGEEVLLARERDKFPGLVELLPQVATDDRTVIITSVNEAWARPNSLLDLFRESFRNGEGIEHLLNHTLIVAFDAGAFDHCRAVHPHCYLLEMKGMNLSSANRFLTKGYLELVWTKLSLQQRVLELGYNYLFTDVDVMWLRDPFRHINLFADVTMSCDYFYGDAESLKNSPNTGFYYVKSTNRTVEMLRYWRAARSRFPPHHDQKIFDNIKHELAAELGVRIAFLETALFDTFCELHGGGMERVCTMHANCCIGLENKMHDLRNVIEDWKNYTRLTPAEKKTGKVRWRFPAKCKESLRA